A window from Carassius gibelio isolate Cgi1373 ecotype wild population from Czech Republic chromosome B3, carGib1.2-hapl.c, whole genome shotgun sequence encodes these proteins:
- the cldnk gene encoding claudin k has translation MATTGMQLLGLVLSIIGWVGGFLVCTLPMWRVTAFIGNNIVTAQITWEGLWMNCIWQSTGEIQCKVYDSLLALPSDMKAARGLTVLALLICTLALTLGVLGIKCTECVGLPSLKARLARVSGVLFFIAGFLILIPVCWTAHSIIRDFYDPYVAAPHKRELGPALYLGWGGSALLLIGGSLLYTGSSPPGIPSSPTFSSDESGPRRAGGAAQVKGYV, from the coding sequence ATGGCAACAACCGGCATGCAGCTTCTCGGCCTGGTCCTGTCAATCATAGGCTGGGTGGGCGGGTTCCTGGTGTGCACCCTGCCCATGTGGAGGGTCACGGCCTTCATCGGAAACAACATTGTAACGGCGCAGATCACATGGGAGGGCCTGTGGATGAATTGCATCTGGCAGAGCACAGGGGAGATTCAGTGCAAGGTGTATGACAGCCTGCTGGCTCTTCCTAGTGACATGAAGGCCGCCCGGGGTCTGACGGTTCTCGCTTTGCTCATCTGCACCCTCGCGCTCACGCTGGGTGTTCTGGGTATCAAGTGCACCGAGTGCGTGGGCCTCCCAAGCCTCAAGGCGCGTTTGGCACGAGTGTCCGGCGTGCTATTTTTCATCGCAGGGTTCCTCATTCTCATACCCGTCTGCTGGACGGCTCATTCCATCATCAGGGATTTCTATGACCCCTATGTGGCAGCTCCTCACAAACGTGAGCTTGGCCCCGCGCTCTACCTGGGCTGGGGGGGTTCGGCTTTGCTGTTGATCGGTGGATCGCTCCTCTACACAGGGTCCAGTCCCCCTGGGATTCCCTCTTCTCCTACATTTAGCAGCGACGAGAGCGGCCCACGTCGAGCGGGCGGAGCAGCCCAGGTCAAGGGTTATGTTTAA
- the LOC127952855 gene encoding hepatocyte growth factor-regulated tyrosine kinase substrate isoform X2, with the protein MGKGGGTFDRLLDKATSQLLLETDWESILQICDLIRQGDAPAKYAVGAIKKKLNDKNPHVALYALEVLESVVKNCGQTVHDEVASKQTMEELKELFKKQPEPNVKNKILYLIQAWAHAFRNEPKYKVIQDTYQIMKVEGHVFPEFKESDAMFAAERAPDWVDAEECHRCRVQFGVVTRKHHCRACGQIFCGKCSSKYSTIPKFGIEKEVRVCEPCFELLNKKAEGKAASTGQSELPPEYLTSPLSQQSQVVPSESMPPKRDEAALQEEEELQLAIALSQSEAEEKERKRHKNIYSAYPKADPTPVASSAPPASTLYSSPVNSSAPSAEDLDPELAHYLNRTYWEKKQEEVRKSPTPSAPAPAPVSLAEPVPISQPVESHAPVQPINIVEQYQNGESEENHDQFLKPLQNAVTTFLNRMKSNHLRGRSITNDSSVLSLFQSINNMHPQLLEILNQLDEKRLYYEGLQDKLAQVRDARAALNALREEHREKLRRTAEEAERQRQIQLAQKLEIMRQKKQEYLEMQRHLAIQRLQEQEKERQMRLEHQKHTVQMRAQMPAFSLPYAQMQSLPPNVAVGVVYPPAGPPSYPGTFSPAGSVEGSPMHGVYMNQHGQTAAGGPYQAMPVSATDPNMVNAYMYQNAGTSGQPAAPPTTTPAYTNYQPTPTQGYQNVVSQAQSLPPMSQAAPTNGIAYMGYQPYSMQNMMTALPGQDPNMPPQQPYMPGQQPMYQQMGPPGGHQQQSQQQPAQAPPGSAEAQLISFD; encoded by the exons ATGGGCAAAGGCGGCGGCACTTTTGACAGACTGTTGG ATAAGGCTACTAGTCAGCTGCTGCTGGAGACCGACTGGGAGTCCATTCTGCAGATATGTGACCTCATTCGGCAAGGCGATGCACC GGCAAAATATGCAGTTGGTGCCATCAAGAAAAAACTCAATGATAAAAATCCCCATGTCGCGCTCTATGCTCTTGAG GTCCTGGAGTCCGTGGTGAAGAACTGTGGCCAGACGGTTCATGATGAAGTGGCCAGTAAACAGACAATGGAAGAGCTAAAGGAGCTGTTCAAG AAACAACCCGAACCGAACGTGAAGAATAAGATCCTTTATCTGATCCAGGCCTGGGCCCACGCCTTCCGCAACGAGCCCAAGTACAAAGTCATCCAGGACACCTATCAGATCATGAAGGTGGAAG GTCATGTCTTCCCAGAATTCAAGGAGAGTGATGCCATGTTTGCAGCAGAAAGG GCTCCTGATTGGGTGGATGCAGAGGAGTGTCACAGATGTAGGGTGCAGTTTGGTGTTGTGACCCGAAAG CACCACTGCAGGGCATGTGGGCAGATTTTCTGTGGGAAGTGCTCTTCTAAGTACTCTACCATTCCCAAATTTGGCATTGAGAAGGAGGTGCGTGTGTGTGAGCCCTGCTTCGAGCTTCTCAACAA GAAAGCCGAAGGGAAGGCCGCCAGCACTGGGCAGTCCGAGCTTCCCCCTGAGTACCTGACCAGCCCTCTGTCCCAGCAGTCTCAGGTAGTGCCCAGCGAATCA ATGCCTCCTAAGAGAGATGAGGCTGCGctgcaggaggaagaggagctgCAGCTGGCCATCGCACTGTCTCAGAGTGAGGCCGAGGAGAAGGAGAGGAAG AGACATAAGAACATTTACTCTGCGTACCCCAAAGCCGATCCCACCCCTGTGGCTTCCTCTGCCCCCCCTGCCAGCACTCTCTACTCCTCTCCCGTG AACTCATCAGCTCCATCGGCTGAAGACTTGGATCCAGAG CTGGCCCATTACCTAAACAGAACTTACTGGGAGAAGAAACAGGAAGAGGTTCGCAAGAGTCCCACCCCCTCTGCTCCTGCCCCAGCTCCAGTTTCACTGGCTGAGCCCGTGCCCATCAGCCAACCAGTGGAAAGCCACGCTCCGGTCCAACCCATCAACATAGTGGAG CAGTATCAGAACGGAGAATCTGAGGAGAACCACGATCAGTTCCTGAAGCCCTTGCAGAACGCCGTCACCACCTTCCTTAACCGCATGAAGAGCAACCACTTGCGCGGCCGCAGCATCACCAACGACagctctgtgctctctctcttcCAGAGCATCAACAACATGCACCCGCAGCTGCTGGAAATACTCAACCAGCTGGATGAGAAGAGAT TGTACTATGAGGGTCTTCAGGACAAACTGGCGCAGGTGCGTGACGCGCGGGCGGCACTGAACGCTCTGAGAGAGGAGCACAGGGAGAAACTGAGACGGACtgctgaggaggcagagagaCAGAGGCAAATCCAGCTCGCCCAGAAACTGGAGATCATGAGGCAGAAGAAACAG GAGTACCTGGAGATGCAAAGACACCTCGCAATCCAGCGTCTGCAGGAGCAGGAGAAGGAGAGACAGATGCGTCTGGAGCATCAGAAACACACCGTTCAGATGAGAGCACAGATGCCTGCGTTCTCTCTGCCTTACGCACAG ATGCAGTCACTGCCTCCTAATGTGGCAGTGGGGGTGGTGTATCCCCCAGCTGGCCCTCCCAGCTATCCTGGCACGTTCAGTCCTGCTGGCTCAGTGGAAGGGTCGCCCATGCATGGAGTCTACATGAACCAGCATGGACAGACGGCTGCGGGTGGCCCGTACCAGGCCATGCCCGTGTCAGCTACAG ATCCCAACATGGTGAACGCTTACATGTATCAGAATGCAGGCACCAGTGGGCAGCCAGCCGCCCCTCCCACAACCACCCCTGCCTACACTAACTACCAGCCCACACCTACACAGGGCTACCAG AACGTGGTCTCTCAAGCTCAGAGTTTGCCCCCTATGTCCCAGGCTGCCCCCACCAATGGTATTGCCTACATGGGCTACCAGCCATACAGCATGCAG AATATGATGACCGCTCTTCCAGGACAAGACCCCAACATGCCTCCCCAGCAGCCCTACATGCCTGGGCAGCAGCCCATGTACCAGCAG ATGGGTCCCCCCGGCGGTCATCAGCAGCAGTCTCAACAGCAGCCGGCGCAGGCTCCTCCGGGCAGTGCAGAGGCTCAGCTCATTTCATTTGACTGA
- the LOC127952855 gene encoding hepatocyte growth factor-regulated tyrosine kinase substrate isoform X1, translated as MGKGGGTFDRLLDKATSQLLLETDWESILQICDLIRQGDAPAKYAVGAIKKKLNDKNPHVALYALEVLESVVKNCGQTVHDEVASKQTMEELKELFKKQPEPNVKNKILYLIQAWAHAFRNEPKYKVIQDTYQIMKVEGHVFPEFKESDAMFAAERAPDWVDAEECHRCRVQFGVVTRKHHCRACGQIFCGKCSSKYSTIPKFGIEKEVRVCEPCFELLNKKAEGKAASTGQSELPPEYLTSPLSQQSQVVPSESMPPKRDEAALQEEEELQLAIALSQSEAEEKERKRHKNIYSAYPKADPTPVASSAPPASTLYSSPVNSSAPSAEDLDPELAHYLNRTYWEKKQEEVRKSPTPSAPAPAPVSLAEPVPISQPVESHAPVQPINIVEQQYQNGESEENHDQFLKPLQNAVTTFLNRMKSNHLRGRSITNDSSVLSLFQSINNMHPQLLEILNQLDEKRLYYEGLQDKLAQVRDARAALNALREEHREKLRRTAEEAERQRQIQLAQKLEIMRQKKQEYLEMQRHLAIQRLQEQEKERQMRLEHQKHTVQMRAQMPAFSLPYAQMQSLPPNVAVGVVYPPAGPPSYPGTFSPAGSVEGSPMHGVYMNQHGQTAAGGPYQAMPVSATDPNMVNAYMYQNAGTSGQPAAPPTTTPAYTNYQPTPTQGYQNVVSQAQSLPPMSQAAPTNGIAYMGYQPYSMQNMMTALPGQDPNMPPQQPYMPGQQPMYQQMGPPGGHQQQSQQQPAQAPPGSAEAQLISFD; from the exons ATGGGCAAAGGCGGCGGCACTTTTGACAGACTGTTGG ATAAGGCTACTAGTCAGCTGCTGCTGGAGACCGACTGGGAGTCCATTCTGCAGATATGTGACCTCATTCGGCAAGGCGATGCACC GGCAAAATATGCAGTTGGTGCCATCAAGAAAAAACTCAATGATAAAAATCCCCATGTCGCGCTCTATGCTCTTGAG GTCCTGGAGTCCGTGGTGAAGAACTGTGGCCAGACGGTTCATGATGAAGTGGCCAGTAAACAGACAATGGAAGAGCTAAAGGAGCTGTTCAAG AAACAACCCGAACCGAACGTGAAGAATAAGATCCTTTATCTGATCCAGGCCTGGGCCCACGCCTTCCGCAACGAGCCCAAGTACAAAGTCATCCAGGACACCTATCAGATCATGAAGGTGGAAG GTCATGTCTTCCCAGAATTCAAGGAGAGTGATGCCATGTTTGCAGCAGAAAGG GCTCCTGATTGGGTGGATGCAGAGGAGTGTCACAGATGTAGGGTGCAGTTTGGTGTTGTGACCCGAAAG CACCACTGCAGGGCATGTGGGCAGATTTTCTGTGGGAAGTGCTCTTCTAAGTACTCTACCATTCCCAAATTTGGCATTGAGAAGGAGGTGCGTGTGTGTGAGCCCTGCTTCGAGCTTCTCAACAA GAAAGCCGAAGGGAAGGCCGCCAGCACTGGGCAGTCCGAGCTTCCCCCTGAGTACCTGACCAGCCCTCTGTCCCAGCAGTCTCAGGTAGTGCCCAGCGAATCA ATGCCTCCTAAGAGAGATGAGGCTGCGctgcaggaggaagaggagctgCAGCTGGCCATCGCACTGTCTCAGAGTGAGGCCGAGGAGAAGGAGAGGAAG AGACATAAGAACATTTACTCTGCGTACCCCAAAGCCGATCCCACCCCTGTGGCTTCCTCTGCCCCCCCTGCCAGCACTCTCTACTCCTCTCCCGTG AACTCATCAGCTCCATCGGCTGAAGACTTGGATCCAGAG CTGGCCCATTACCTAAACAGAACTTACTGGGAGAAGAAACAGGAAGAGGTTCGCAAGAGTCCCACCCCCTCTGCTCCTGCCCCAGCTCCAGTTTCACTGGCTGAGCCCGTGCCCATCAGCCAACCAGTGGAAAGCCACGCTCCGGTCCAACCCATCAACATAGTGGAG CAGCAGTATCAGAACGGAGAATCTGAGGAGAACCACGATCAGTTCCTGAAGCCCTTGCAGAACGCCGTCACCACCTTCCTTAACCGCATGAAGAGCAACCACTTGCGCGGCCGCAGCATCACCAACGACagctctgtgctctctctcttcCAGAGCATCAACAACATGCACCCGCAGCTGCTGGAAATACTCAACCAGCTGGATGAGAAGAGAT TGTACTATGAGGGTCTTCAGGACAAACTGGCGCAGGTGCGTGACGCGCGGGCGGCACTGAACGCTCTGAGAGAGGAGCACAGGGAGAAACTGAGACGGACtgctgaggaggcagagagaCAGAGGCAAATCCAGCTCGCCCAGAAACTGGAGATCATGAGGCAGAAGAAACAG GAGTACCTGGAGATGCAAAGACACCTCGCAATCCAGCGTCTGCAGGAGCAGGAGAAGGAGAGACAGATGCGTCTGGAGCATCAGAAACACACCGTTCAGATGAGAGCACAGATGCCTGCGTTCTCTCTGCCTTACGCACAG ATGCAGTCACTGCCTCCTAATGTGGCAGTGGGGGTGGTGTATCCCCCAGCTGGCCCTCCCAGCTATCCTGGCACGTTCAGTCCTGCTGGCTCAGTGGAAGGGTCGCCCATGCATGGAGTCTACATGAACCAGCATGGACAGACGGCTGCGGGTGGCCCGTACCAGGCCATGCCCGTGTCAGCTACAG ATCCCAACATGGTGAACGCTTACATGTATCAGAATGCAGGCACCAGTGGGCAGCCAGCCGCCCCTCCCACAACCACCCCTGCCTACACTAACTACCAGCCCACACCTACACAGGGCTACCAG AACGTGGTCTCTCAAGCTCAGAGTTTGCCCCCTATGTCCCAGGCTGCCCCCACCAATGGTATTGCCTACATGGGCTACCAGCCATACAGCATGCAG AATATGATGACCGCTCTTCCAGGACAAGACCCCAACATGCCTCCCCAGCAGCCCTACATGCCTGGGCAGCAGCCCATGTACCAGCAG ATGGGTCCCCCCGGCGGTCATCAGCAGCAGTCTCAACAGCAGCCGGCGCAGGCTCCTCCGGGCAGTGCAGAGGCTCAGCTCATTTCATTTGACTGA
- the LOC127952855 gene encoding hepatocyte growth factor-regulated tyrosine kinase substrate isoform X3 — MGKGGGTFDRLLDKATSQLLLETDWESILQICDLIRQGDAPAKYAVGAIKKKLNDKNPHVALYALEVLESVVKNCGQTVHDEVASKQTMEELKELFKKQPEPNVKNKILYLIQAWAHAFRNEPKYKVIQDTYQIMKVEGHVFPEFKESDAMFAAERAPDWVDAEECHRCRVQFGVVTRKHHCRACGQIFCGKCSSKYSTIPKFGIEKEVRVCEPCFELLNKKAEGKAASTGQSELPPEYLTSPLSQQSQMPPKRDEAALQEEEELQLAIALSQSEAEEKERKRHKNIYSAYPKADPTPVASSAPPASTLYSSPVNSSAPSAEDLDPELAHYLNRTYWEKKQEEVRKSPTPSAPAPAPVSLAEPVPISQPVESHAPVQPINIVEQQYQNGESEENHDQFLKPLQNAVTTFLNRMKSNHLRGRSITNDSSVLSLFQSINNMHPQLLEILNQLDEKRLYYEGLQDKLAQVRDARAALNALREEHREKLRRTAEEAERQRQIQLAQKLEIMRQKKQEYLEMQRHLAIQRLQEQEKERQMRLEHQKHTVQMRAQMPAFSLPYAQMQSLPPNVAVGVVYPPAGPPSYPGTFSPAGSVEGSPMHGVYMNQHGQTAAGGPYQAMPVSATDPNMVNAYMYQNAGTSGQPAAPPTTTPAYTNYQPTPTQGYQNVVSQAQSLPPMSQAAPTNGIAYMGYQPYSMQNMMTALPGQDPNMPPQQPYMPGQQPMYQQMGPPGGHQQQSQQQPAQAPPGSAEAQLISFD; from the exons ATGGGCAAAGGCGGCGGCACTTTTGACAGACTGTTGG ATAAGGCTACTAGTCAGCTGCTGCTGGAGACCGACTGGGAGTCCATTCTGCAGATATGTGACCTCATTCGGCAAGGCGATGCACC GGCAAAATATGCAGTTGGTGCCATCAAGAAAAAACTCAATGATAAAAATCCCCATGTCGCGCTCTATGCTCTTGAG GTCCTGGAGTCCGTGGTGAAGAACTGTGGCCAGACGGTTCATGATGAAGTGGCCAGTAAACAGACAATGGAAGAGCTAAAGGAGCTGTTCAAG AAACAACCCGAACCGAACGTGAAGAATAAGATCCTTTATCTGATCCAGGCCTGGGCCCACGCCTTCCGCAACGAGCCCAAGTACAAAGTCATCCAGGACACCTATCAGATCATGAAGGTGGAAG GTCATGTCTTCCCAGAATTCAAGGAGAGTGATGCCATGTTTGCAGCAGAAAGG GCTCCTGATTGGGTGGATGCAGAGGAGTGTCACAGATGTAGGGTGCAGTTTGGTGTTGTGACCCGAAAG CACCACTGCAGGGCATGTGGGCAGATTTTCTGTGGGAAGTGCTCTTCTAAGTACTCTACCATTCCCAAATTTGGCATTGAGAAGGAGGTGCGTGTGTGTGAGCCCTGCTTCGAGCTTCTCAACAA GAAAGCCGAAGGGAAGGCCGCCAGCACTGGGCAGTCCGAGCTTCCCCCTGAGTACCTGACCAGCCCTCTGTCCCAGCAGTCTCAG ATGCCTCCTAAGAGAGATGAGGCTGCGctgcaggaggaagaggagctgCAGCTGGCCATCGCACTGTCTCAGAGTGAGGCCGAGGAGAAGGAGAGGAAG AGACATAAGAACATTTACTCTGCGTACCCCAAAGCCGATCCCACCCCTGTGGCTTCCTCTGCCCCCCCTGCCAGCACTCTCTACTCCTCTCCCGTG AACTCATCAGCTCCATCGGCTGAAGACTTGGATCCAGAG CTGGCCCATTACCTAAACAGAACTTACTGGGAGAAGAAACAGGAAGAGGTTCGCAAGAGTCCCACCCCCTCTGCTCCTGCCCCAGCTCCAGTTTCACTGGCTGAGCCCGTGCCCATCAGCCAACCAGTGGAAAGCCACGCTCCGGTCCAACCCATCAACATAGTGGAG CAGCAGTATCAGAACGGAGAATCTGAGGAGAACCACGATCAGTTCCTGAAGCCCTTGCAGAACGCCGTCACCACCTTCCTTAACCGCATGAAGAGCAACCACTTGCGCGGCCGCAGCATCACCAACGACagctctgtgctctctctcttcCAGAGCATCAACAACATGCACCCGCAGCTGCTGGAAATACTCAACCAGCTGGATGAGAAGAGAT TGTACTATGAGGGTCTTCAGGACAAACTGGCGCAGGTGCGTGACGCGCGGGCGGCACTGAACGCTCTGAGAGAGGAGCACAGGGAGAAACTGAGACGGACtgctgaggaggcagagagaCAGAGGCAAATCCAGCTCGCCCAGAAACTGGAGATCATGAGGCAGAAGAAACAG GAGTACCTGGAGATGCAAAGACACCTCGCAATCCAGCGTCTGCAGGAGCAGGAGAAGGAGAGACAGATGCGTCTGGAGCATCAGAAACACACCGTTCAGATGAGAGCACAGATGCCTGCGTTCTCTCTGCCTTACGCACAG ATGCAGTCACTGCCTCCTAATGTGGCAGTGGGGGTGGTGTATCCCCCAGCTGGCCCTCCCAGCTATCCTGGCACGTTCAGTCCTGCTGGCTCAGTGGAAGGGTCGCCCATGCATGGAGTCTACATGAACCAGCATGGACAGACGGCTGCGGGTGGCCCGTACCAGGCCATGCCCGTGTCAGCTACAG ATCCCAACATGGTGAACGCTTACATGTATCAGAATGCAGGCACCAGTGGGCAGCCAGCCGCCCCTCCCACAACCACCCCTGCCTACACTAACTACCAGCCCACACCTACACAGGGCTACCAG AACGTGGTCTCTCAAGCTCAGAGTTTGCCCCCTATGTCCCAGGCTGCCCCCACCAATGGTATTGCCTACATGGGCTACCAGCCATACAGCATGCAG AATATGATGACCGCTCTTCCAGGACAAGACCCCAACATGCCTCCCCAGCAGCCCTACATGCCTGGGCAGCAGCCCATGTACCAGCAG ATGGGTCCCCCCGGCGGTCATCAGCAGCAGTCTCAACAGCAGCCGGCGCAGGCTCCTCCGGGCAGTGCAGAGGCTCAGCTCATTTCATTTGACTGA
- the LOC127952855 gene encoding hepatocyte growth factor-regulated tyrosine kinase substrate isoform X4, with amino-acid sequence MGKGGGTFDRLLDKATSQLLLETDWESILQICDLIRQGDAPAKYAVGAIKKKLNDKNPHVALYALEVLESVVKNCGQTVHDEVASKQTMEELKELFKKQPEPNVKNKILYLIQAWAHAFRNEPKYKVIQDTYQIMKVEGHVFPEFKESDAMFAAERAPDWVDAEECHRCRVQFGVVTRKHHCRACGQIFCGKCSSKYSTIPKFGIEKEVRVCEPCFELLNKKAEGKAASTGQSELPPEYLTSPLSQQSQMPPKRDEAALQEEEELQLAIALSQSEAEEKERKRHKNIYSAYPKADPTPVASSAPPASTLYSSPVNSSAPSAEDLDPELAHYLNRTYWEKKQEEVRKSPTPSAPAPAPVSLAEPVPISQPVESHAPVQPINIVEQYQNGESEENHDQFLKPLQNAVTTFLNRMKSNHLRGRSITNDSSVLSLFQSINNMHPQLLEILNQLDEKRLYYEGLQDKLAQVRDARAALNALREEHREKLRRTAEEAERQRQIQLAQKLEIMRQKKQEYLEMQRHLAIQRLQEQEKERQMRLEHQKHTVQMRAQMPAFSLPYAQMQSLPPNVAVGVVYPPAGPPSYPGTFSPAGSVEGSPMHGVYMNQHGQTAAGGPYQAMPVSATDPNMVNAYMYQNAGTSGQPAAPPTTTPAYTNYQPTPTQGYQNVVSQAQSLPPMSQAAPTNGIAYMGYQPYSMQNMMTALPGQDPNMPPQQPYMPGQQPMYQQMGPPGGHQQQSQQQPAQAPPGSAEAQLISFD; translated from the exons ATGGGCAAAGGCGGCGGCACTTTTGACAGACTGTTGG ATAAGGCTACTAGTCAGCTGCTGCTGGAGACCGACTGGGAGTCCATTCTGCAGATATGTGACCTCATTCGGCAAGGCGATGCACC GGCAAAATATGCAGTTGGTGCCATCAAGAAAAAACTCAATGATAAAAATCCCCATGTCGCGCTCTATGCTCTTGAG GTCCTGGAGTCCGTGGTGAAGAACTGTGGCCAGACGGTTCATGATGAAGTGGCCAGTAAACAGACAATGGAAGAGCTAAAGGAGCTGTTCAAG AAACAACCCGAACCGAACGTGAAGAATAAGATCCTTTATCTGATCCAGGCCTGGGCCCACGCCTTCCGCAACGAGCCCAAGTACAAAGTCATCCAGGACACCTATCAGATCATGAAGGTGGAAG GTCATGTCTTCCCAGAATTCAAGGAGAGTGATGCCATGTTTGCAGCAGAAAGG GCTCCTGATTGGGTGGATGCAGAGGAGTGTCACAGATGTAGGGTGCAGTTTGGTGTTGTGACCCGAAAG CACCACTGCAGGGCATGTGGGCAGATTTTCTGTGGGAAGTGCTCTTCTAAGTACTCTACCATTCCCAAATTTGGCATTGAGAAGGAGGTGCGTGTGTGTGAGCCCTGCTTCGAGCTTCTCAACAA GAAAGCCGAAGGGAAGGCCGCCAGCACTGGGCAGTCCGAGCTTCCCCCTGAGTACCTGACCAGCCCTCTGTCCCAGCAGTCTCAG ATGCCTCCTAAGAGAGATGAGGCTGCGctgcaggaggaagaggagctgCAGCTGGCCATCGCACTGTCTCAGAGTGAGGCCGAGGAGAAGGAGAGGAAG AGACATAAGAACATTTACTCTGCGTACCCCAAAGCCGATCCCACCCCTGTGGCTTCCTCTGCCCCCCCTGCCAGCACTCTCTACTCCTCTCCCGTG AACTCATCAGCTCCATCGGCTGAAGACTTGGATCCAGAG CTGGCCCATTACCTAAACAGAACTTACTGGGAGAAGAAACAGGAAGAGGTTCGCAAGAGTCCCACCCCCTCTGCTCCTGCCCCAGCTCCAGTTTCACTGGCTGAGCCCGTGCCCATCAGCCAACCAGTGGAAAGCCACGCTCCGGTCCAACCCATCAACATAGTGGAG CAGTATCAGAACGGAGAATCTGAGGAGAACCACGATCAGTTCCTGAAGCCCTTGCAGAACGCCGTCACCACCTTCCTTAACCGCATGAAGAGCAACCACTTGCGCGGCCGCAGCATCACCAACGACagctctgtgctctctctcttcCAGAGCATCAACAACATGCACCCGCAGCTGCTGGAAATACTCAACCAGCTGGATGAGAAGAGAT TGTACTATGAGGGTCTTCAGGACAAACTGGCGCAGGTGCGTGACGCGCGGGCGGCACTGAACGCTCTGAGAGAGGAGCACAGGGAGAAACTGAGACGGACtgctgaggaggcagagagaCAGAGGCAAATCCAGCTCGCCCAGAAACTGGAGATCATGAGGCAGAAGAAACAG GAGTACCTGGAGATGCAAAGACACCTCGCAATCCAGCGTCTGCAGGAGCAGGAGAAGGAGAGACAGATGCGTCTGGAGCATCAGAAACACACCGTTCAGATGAGAGCACAGATGCCTGCGTTCTCTCTGCCTTACGCACAG ATGCAGTCACTGCCTCCTAATGTGGCAGTGGGGGTGGTGTATCCCCCAGCTGGCCCTCCCAGCTATCCTGGCACGTTCAGTCCTGCTGGCTCAGTGGAAGGGTCGCCCATGCATGGAGTCTACATGAACCAGCATGGACAGACGGCTGCGGGTGGCCCGTACCAGGCCATGCCCGTGTCAGCTACAG ATCCCAACATGGTGAACGCTTACATGTATCAGAATGCAGGCACCAGTGGGCAGCCAGCCGCCCCTCCCACAACCACCCCTGCCTACACTAACTACCAGCCCACACCTACACAGGGCTACCAG AACGTGGTCTCTCAAGCTCAGAGTTTGCCCCCTATGTCCCAGGCTGCCCCCACCAATGGTATTGCCTACATGGGCTACCAGCCATACAGCATGCAG AATATGATGACCGCTCTTCCAGGACAAGACCCCAACATGCCTCCCCAGCAGCCCTACATGCCTGGGCAGCAGCCCATGTACCAGCAG ATGGGTCCCCCCGGCGGTCATCAGCAGCAGTCTCAACAGCAGCCGGCGCAGGCTCCTCCGGGCAGTGCAGAGGCTCAGCTCATTTCATTTGACTGA
- the LOC127952856 gene encoding 39S ribosomal protein L12, mitochondrial encodes MMYCSRYCVRIALRTAANTHRQNLQRATLCALRTLKTSPVSPSDAIAAPPLDGMPKQYSPKIQQLVNDIANLTLIEVSDLNELLKKTLNIQDVGMMPMGSMAAMAAAPAAEAAEEEAAPAKKEKTHFTVKLTEFKAADKVKLIKEVKNCMEGLNLVQAKKLVESLPQEIRVNVFKDEAEKLKAALETAGGTVVLE; translated from the exons ATGATGTACTGCAGCAGATACTGCGTCCGGATCGCGCTGCGCACCGCGGCAAACACACACCG ACAAAACTTACAGAGGGCAACACTGTGTGCCCTGCGAACACTCAAGACCAGCCCTGTCAGTCCGTCTGATGCCATTGCAGCACCTCCTCTTGATGGGATGCCCAAGCAGTACTCTCCCAAAATCCAACAGCTGGTCAATGACATCGCCAACCTCACGCTCATAGAAGTGTCTGACCTCAATGAATTACTAAAG AAAACTCTGAACATTCAGGATGTTGGAATGATGCCCATGGGCTCAATGGCAGCGATGGCTGCTGCTCCTGCTGCTGAG GCAGCAGAGGAGGAGGCGGCACCTGCAAAGAAAGAGAAAACCCACTTTACAGTCAAACTGACAGAATTCAAAGCGGCCGACAAAGTGAAACTGATTAAAGAAGTGAAGAATTGCATGGAGGGTCTGAATCTTGTACAG GCCAAGAAGCTTGTAGAGTCTCTGCCTCAGGAGATCCGGGTGAATGTATTTAAAGATGAAGCTGAAAAACTGAAAGCAGCACTAGAAACAGCAGGAGGCACTGTGGTGCTGGAGTGA